Part of the Primulina huaijiensis isolate GDHJ02 chromosome 15, ASM1229523v2, whole genome shotgun sequence genome is shown below.
gaccatccatgaagtgtctaagcttctccgcagcatccctcgcaataaggggtacaaagtgacaagtcctaccaaatttcttcacaaattcagcaacagaagcgtctccctgacggagagtcataaattccatCTTCATTCGCCCTCTAACATCAAccgtaaaatatttctcgtagaatatctccttgaaaatatcccaagtaagtgtagcaagattaacaccatgctcgactccttcccaccataaagaagcatcatccctaaacaggtaagtggcacacctcacacggtcaggaTCTCCATTATTCAGATAAAGAAAGTGCACCTAGAGTGCACGAATCCATGCCTCGGCAGCAAAGGGATTGGTGGTGCAAGAAAATTCCTTCGACCCTAGcatccggaactgatcatacacgtcatgctgtggcctaggtgcctgctgtaactgctgctgctgtaactgctacTCCAAGAAACGAGCCATCCCCTATAATGCGCgggtagcagcatccccattaggaggcggGGGTGCATCATCACGACGATCCTTAGTAGTCTCTTTCTGTCTATCGATAGGagcgcgtctaggaggcattatatttgaatgttttccaaattctaacgtaatcaacatgcatttaaatctaagttttctaatcatgtaacATATTCTAATTCATTTTAGCCATTTAATCTTATAAAGAATATATCCTCAAAAAGCTAGTttacatgtgacgtaaacatattattcatataatcatgcaggtaacattataataaatcatataaagcatgtaaacttacagatcgacgcttgacgactgatcttttcggcgctgatggtggcacaaccctttacagaaccattgctctgataccaactgaaacgtccactattcatttttcttaaaatttactagaatttttttatttttttatttttaaaactccCATAGGATCGGCCGAACACAtatacatgcataaaatatttttgactccatttttacaataaaacaaccaactaatatttgaagatCAAAGggaatagtcaaaacatgaaatcgtcaaacgttttttCAAacttaaaaagcaataatttgaaaagtatagcccatagtAACacatctcaaaaacctctcaaacataaataaaaatttgtaaaatcttTTGacgtaaatcataaacgtaaatcataagtgcggaaaaataatagaagtgctggtcctcgggtcatgtgcaccttcagtccagtcaggtcaactaTCAAGACCACaaataacattattatcataatcatctgcatcagtcacacctagtgagtctaaagactcaacacaccataatcttgataacaacataatacgtatacagatcacataaaacagtgaaaaatacttgtacttaaaataacattttcataaagatgcataactttaaacataaacattttcataacaacatattcatcataaaaatattcatattcatattcgtgtttgctgaattcagatcgtgattgtgactcgtattggtattgggcgatggatcgaTCTACATATAACTACATTACTGTGCGGTGGGgatatcagcgacactctcacccgtcaactgagccttggccaatgtattaacatattatcgtattaaaataaaattaccattttacccctagacgtaaaatttcacgttttagactttttcttaattcaaTTCAGTCTAACAtgccccaaataattatttaagttaaattaaaatttccataattttatttagcttaaatactagacttttcaattaatccttaattattcgtttctaaggcgttttaatcctgaataGTTTCAAACTTTGacataaaattccaaaattcaaaactcagactttttatattattttagccttcGTGAACTATGACTCGACCTCGTGAGCTATGTTTCAAattaaattccaaaaaaaaaaaccctaaccTTCGAACCAAGCCTACCCTTGAgccatttttaatttttatcgaGCCATGCTCGAACCATCTTGAACCACCCACGAGCGAGACCCCCTAAGGACCCTTAGCCCGAAACCGAAGCCACAACAAGAGGTGCAAGCGGCGGACGAGACTCTTACTCATGCTAGGACATTTCAAATCCCACCGAGGACCCTAGCCACTGGACCAGCCCCTTGATcaccatcctaggaccctaaatacttgacctagcccagccaAAATCCCCCTGGTCGAGCCTAGTCTCCTCTGCACGGCTACGCATTCATGCGCGTACGTGCGCTTGTGCactggctaggactcttccctgacCCCTCACGGACCCTGGCTAAGCCCTGGTCCTAGCCGTGACCCAAGACAAGCGATATACTCCATAACCGAGCCCCTTGATCAACCCCTACACGAtttcggttccagcttgtttgttTCGTTTTGTACAACGTTTTGGTTGTCTTCTAGGACTCTAAACTCGTGTAAATACATCCTTGATCCTATCCTAGCCATTGCAGCCCCTTTAACAACATAATAAACTagttattggatgaaaaatcaagagtttagaacacctatatgcatagttacgaaaatatcaagttgtgtgccttgttttctttcaaaacatgctcaaataaaaattatggtgtgatagatgtttgaaggaaagaattatGGCGTACatttgcgtttttaacgcacgaaTTATTGTTGACGGTTGAAAAACGACGACAAGGAGAACCTTGGCTTTGAAAACCTTGAAGATTTCGAACTTTTCCCTTGAATaagatgtgtgtgccgtgtgtggTGTTGAGATAAAATAGTTTGTTGTGTTGGGGTGTGGGGCGTGTGTTATGGAGGTGTGGGGgtgaaatttgtattttaaatatttaataaaccacTAACAAGCCTTAGGCGCATTAAGAAGGTtgattaggcccattagtgcttaattgaaatataaaaatttattttgagtagaaaagtttgtgaatttattagccggattgccaacacgttcgtatttttgttgaaaatcgaatacagataaaatttacgtcacgacatataaaatcacctcaaaactccatattttcaaaaatattaaaaagaatcaatcatattttaagtaattaaaaacaattatttaataatttttttttcatttttcagtcctcggtctccgttcctcgatcgcaacttgaataatccttaaaaatatactttaatgcatgtaagtagatagactactaaaacatcacataaacatgtaacataatcaatttagcaattaaaatcatttatttgaccatttttcatattccctagatttgcatgcagttggattacgtcttcttaattttggaccttacaaagaCTGATCACTCGACCAGAAGAAAAAAGGCTAGTcattttcaaggatcaaacttcatccataatgataaatgattgaaagatttacgatttacgatttatgatctaattatgataaaaatgctattttaaataaaagtatgattttaatgcatgtctttgtatatgtattatttggtaCTCGTGTTTAgaacatgctgagtcattagactcactaggcttgAATGCTTCAAGTGATGATATTGGGGGAGGTGCTGACGCTTGAATGGATCGAGGCAGACAGTACACTCTTGAGTGACATTTATTTctcgcattagcttgatagttaaaagatttaaaagatttttgttaataatttattagaaatattcttttatgatttatttggaTGTTAGTTGATCTTGTTAAAGGTCGATAtaggatttttggttaattgacgatttagggatttttatgcacttgaaaTTTCATaggttaaattattttgatttatggaaatgttaagttatttttaactagaaattttcgaaataatgcttataaaaaaaattagtagaattttaaagtaaaaaatgaGAGAGTTTCATTATTTGCCACATGTTTTGATAGCCAGGAAGCGCCAAGGAGTTCATAAATTATTGGGATAATTTAATTTGTGGGTTAAGGTACGAATTGATCGATTCCTTACAACGTCTATAATGACAATTTAATTGATgtgaattaattgattttatgtGTATTATGTGATTATGTGCTCTTTGTGCTATttggatgttttttttttaaaattattcctcatatcttaaaataaatatgatatttaaatatattcgaATAATATGTGGATTTATATACATTGTTGAGCACGCATTCATATCGAACCATGATGCCGTTGTTTCCGAGATTTTTATTTACTTCTGGATGAGTTATTTAGACATCATAGCCGAGGACGTTTAAGTGTCACACCTCTGTTGACTAGAGAGAGGGCCGAGCAGTTCTGCAGACTGATACCCTAACGCATATATGCAGGGCCGAGGGCGTATTTGACACGTCACACCCCTGCGCATGTGACCACAGTTGTTGCTATCGTTTCTTTGGCTCCAGTTTGATACTCGAGATTATTTGGTATCCTACATGCATTGCATTGCTTTGATTTCATTACATGTCATTTATATATGCTGTAATTTATTTGATCTTCGTACTAGGGTTTGACCCCTGTTCCTGGGGCTGTTGTTTTTTGTTATGTGATTACATAATAGGTTATACAGGTGGTTTTGATGCAGTTGGCGGAGCGTTTGTCAGTGGAGCCTAGTGAGTTATTTGAGTTCAGAGTCTCCAGatatttatactatatattGAGTAATTTGGCAAAGAGATGTCTCATGTATTTGTATGGTTGTATTCGTGAGTGTTatgttgttttgattttttcgtATGTCCTATTTACGGGGAGATAATGCCAAAATGTATGTAGGtccaaaatgaaaaattttactCGTTTTCGCTAATAACTTTTGATcgtttgacaaataaaaattaatcagaaGCATATGCCATCATAAATTCAGTGAACCAAATAGAAGAGAGACCAATTTGGGAAAAGTGGTGATGATATCTGTTAAAAACGAATGGACAATTGACGATATAGACGAAAATGAGTGCATTCAAGAAAATATAGGGACACATATTCGGTAACCAAATAAAACAGAAACTATTTTggataaaatgataaataaaagggACGAAAATGAGAATAAAGTCTTTTTTTGAAACACAAATATACACGTCAcgggggaaaaaaaaaatcaatactgTTTTATCAAATGACGTGTATCTATTTTGTTTGTCATGGGAAAATTCCAagcttaaaaaataataaaaataatataataattaaaagggAAAAGTATATTTCCTCAAACTTCAAAGTGGAGGGGTCCAAgtcatttattaaattaaattgattaaaAACCCTAACTGCCATGCTCTCTTCGTTTCAATTTCAATCAGGAAAAGGGcgataataatataaataaaatactcaCGAAGCAGAACAAGCGCAAGAGGAGGTGTTCTTCCcgatttttgttgaaaaatattcaaattcaagAACCTTCCGATATAGATAAAATCATGGGTTGTTGATTTTTGGAACGTGGGCTGCGATATAAAGACTCCAGACTCTCTGCTCCCTCCAATTGCATTTGTAGTTACATAATCTTACGCGCATTTGTATGTGATTTGCAATTGAATGGATTagcaataataaaaatgatgggCTGTAATGGATGTGGATTGAGGTGGATAGATATAGAGGCGTGGATTCAAGACTATGACAGGATTCAGTCTATGGCCGTGAAACTCATTTACGCTCAGATTGGGTGCGCGTTGATTGGATCGCTTGGGGCGTTCTTCAACGCCGTGCTGCTTGTGAATTTGGGGGTTTCGTTGTTCGCGCTCGTTGCCATTGAGAGCAGTAGTCAGAGCCTCGCTAGAACATACGCCGTCCTCCTTTTCTGCTCCATATTTCTTGACGTTTTTTGGTTCATTCTCTTCTCTCGCGATATCTGGTACATCCACCTTTACGtcttcttgtttttcattctttctttatttacCTTTTTTTTAGTTGGGTGCCGATTTTTTCTTGGTTTCAAATTCTGTTGTAGAATGAGTCTTGGAATATCTGCACTATGTTGCTTCATAATCATCGTGTTTACATATTGGCTTGTGTTTTTTTCCACCATTATGACCGCACGAAGTATAAGCTTTGAATCATGATGCCATAATGTCCTCTGATATATAAGTTGGTTCAGTGCATGAGCTTATGAGCATGATCATTGGTGTTTTTTAGCGTATTTTTTAGCATTTATCTTGGGAAATGTGAGATCATTGTTTCTCATAATTAGAGTTTAAGTTTCGGGCTCATGACTAAGAACAAATGCTTGGATGAAAGGTTATGCTGATACTGAGTGTACGATGTCCATCAGATTTGTCTTCTACTTTATCAAGGTTAACTGCCAAAGTTTTTGTGGTGTTACTTTGCCGCTAATGGCTTCTAACTTATAAAATTACATCTAATTTCAGTGGCTTGTGTTTGTGTAGCTATAGGAATTTTATACATTAGACTcgttttcttgtgttttgatcTAGGTGGCTATTCATATTACTGGGTTGTGAGTTCAAAAGTTGATTCTTCATATTAACCATGGGGAttattgtgaaatttttttttaatgataatcAAGGTTCTAACATTCGTTAGGTGCTAGTCGGACAGATCAACGTCTATCGCCTAGGTGGGGACTAGGTGCTGCTAAGTGGATTCTACGGTATCAACATAATaaggttttgaaatttaaattaaaaatccgAATTTAATAACTCACATACTATAActctaaatttaataaatcacaTTATCCACATACCATATTGTGATCATCCTCTATAATCGGGTCTTTGGAGGAGCTGTGGAGCAATTTTCTTCTCTTTCTCTTCTGTAATCACTTACCTTCCCTTGTTTTCTTCTCTTCTCGTTGGAAATGGCGTTGAGAGgttttgggttgaaatttttctttagtattttttattatttttttattaaatttaaatgccTTAAACAAAAAATCCTAAAAGCCCTAGATGCCTAAACGCTTCAGCTTTCAGCGGTTCTGCGGCGCCGAGGGCGCCTAAGCTGGCCGAGTAGCACATTTTCGGTGCGGTCAACCGGCGCCTAGGCCGAATTTTAGAATGCTGATGATAATTGTATTCTACTTATCCTTACATTGACCCTTATGTCTCAGTTTTCTCTCCAATGTCTTCCCACCGTTTAGCGTTTTGTTTCTTCAGAGAAAGTTTCAGCAAGTTATCCCTTCCCTTCCATTGGTGTGACTGTAGGATCAATTCACGGTTCCGTACGAAATTTATTATATTCTCATAATCTAATTATGCGATGTTACCCTGTGATTCTAGTTGTGGGTGCCAAAATGTTGCTACATAGGTTTCAAAGATTTTTTAATTCCTGACCGAGTAATCCTATAGTACTCATTCCATGAAAATGGTGGGTAGTGCTTCACAACCAATAGCTGTCTTGCGGAAACTGGATATCTTTGTTTTATATGGAGCCTATTAACCTACTATTTTCAATTATTGTTGCCTTTTGAGCtttgtttaatttatatatgttgGTGCAGGCACATTCCATCTGAGACTCTTGGAACCTTTGTTGCCTTTTCTGTGAAGCTCACCTTTACGATGCAAATCATTGGCTTTTCTGTAAGGTTATCATCTTCGTTGTTGTGGCTACAGATGTACAGACTTGGTGTTTCCTACATAGACAATTCATGTCTACGAGATACAGATGTTGATTTGAGAAATAGTTTTCTCAGTCCTGCAACTCCTTCCGTTATTAGACGTCCTTCTGGTTCTGATGATGCTGTTGGGGGATCGATATATGATCCTGCATATTACTCGTCTCTTTTTGAGGATGGCAAAGATGAGAGTTACTTATGTGGGGTATGGTCTTGTCACTCTGTTTGGTCTTGTTTAAACATACAATACCCCCCATGAACACACTCACAAGTGAAGGTTAGGAAGTAAAACACTATCTGAACCTTTTTGTTTCTAAATCTTGCTGGTTTAGAAAATTTGGATCAAGTTTGTGCTCGGGCTTCCATTGCAGAGTGTTAATTCTATCAATTTGTTCTCTATGGAGAAGGAGAGGTATGATGTCGCTAGAATGTGGTTGGTGGATCCTGAAAAAGGTTTAGGTTCTAGCTTGAGTTGATGTACTGACTATTGAAGCGAGAATTTATAAGTATCCACAGATGGTTGGGCTAAAAATACGAGTAAATAGAACTTGTAGTGATGTGCAACAGCCTACTGCAAGGTAGAAAGATTCCCCAGTTATTACAACAAGATGCAATTGATGCattgataattaaattaggTGAGATGACGGTGTATGTTTAATACATAACTC
Proteins encoded:
- the LOC140960306 gene encoding uncharacterized protein isoform X1 — encoded protein: MMGCNGCGLRWIDIEAWIQDYDRIQSMAVKLIYAQIGCALIGSLGAFFNAVLLVNLGVSLFALVAIESSSQSLARTYAVLLFCSIFLDVFWFILFSRDIWHIPSETLGTFVAFSVKLTFTMQIIGFSVRLSSSLLWLQMYRLGVSYIDNSCLRDTDVDLRNSFLSPATPSVIRRPSGSDDAVGGSIYDPAYYSSLFEDGKDESYLCGKIWIKFVLGLPLQSVNSINLFSMEKERYDVARMWLVDPEKGLGSSLS
- the LOC140960306 gene encoding uncharacterized protein isoform X3 yields the protein MMGCNGCGLRWIDIEAWIQDYDRIQSMAVKLIYAQIGCALIGSLGAFFNAVLLVNLGVSLFALVAIESSSQSLARTYAVLLFCSIFLDVFWFILFSRDIWHIPSETLGTFVAFSVKLTFTMQIIGFSVRLSSSLLWLQMYRLGVSYIDNSCLRDTDVDLRNSFLSPATPSVIRRPSGSDDAVGGSIYDPAYYSSLFEDGKDESYLCGVTVEKGRMI
- the LOC140960306 gene encoding uncharacterized protein isoform X2, producing MMGCNGCGLRWIDIEAWIQDYDRIQSMAVKLIYAQIGCALIGSLGAFFNAVLLVNLGVSLFALVAIESSSQSLARTYAVLLFCSIFLDVFWFILFSRDIWHIPSETLGTFVAFSVKLTFTMQIIGFSVRLSSSLLWLQMYRLGVSYIDNSCLRDTDVDLRNSFLSPATPSVIRRPSGSDDAVGGSIYDPAYYSSLFEDGKDESYLCGGTQSHGISVVESASSA